In Afipia carboxidovorans OM5, the sequence GACAAAAACCACATTGCACGGCCGCATGGTGTCCGCAGGCGTGGCCGAGGGTGAGGCCTTGGTGACCGACAAAGCTCTCAGCCTCCATGCCGGCGCGATCGCCAATGAAACAGGCTTCGTGCGAATCCAGGATCATCCGCTCTCGGGTCACTGCATCAAGGACAAGATCCTGATCTACGACACCGACTATTACACGACCGGCGCGACACTCAGCCTCTACACCAAAAAGACCGTGTTCAATTCGGCGCCCGCCGGCATCATCTGGCGCAAGGCTCACGGTATCGGTGCAAGCGGCGCGATCTACAGTG encodes:
- a CDS encoding aconitase X swivel domain-containing protein, translating into MTTKTTLHGRMVSAGVAEGEALVTDKALSLHAGAIANETGFVRIQDHPLSGHCIKDKILIYDTDYYTTGATLSLYTKKTVFNSAPAGIIWRKAHGIGASGAIYSGIPAVHKIEEGKPWEFIKTGDWVKIDADRGVIEVTKRA